The stretch of DNA gttcatcattaaattgtgacacaatgtaagAAACCattgtcaaaaagaaaaaaacaatgtcaaaaatggagacaATAATTAATAACTGTTTACTGTTTGTAGAATTTCTTTTAATAACCATTAACGTACTGTCAAAAGCAATTTAGTTTAACAATTGTGTCTTTAATAATCATAACTCCAAGATTTTACTTGGTTGACTTAAAACAATTTGTTCATTATGAATAAGTTAATCATTTGTTTAGTTATCTCATCTTGCTATTTTGTGATGCATAAACCTTTCATTTAGTAGTAGCATTTATTAATATGGCTATCAATAACAGACTTATTACTTAATTGTTGATATTAACAACCTATGACATTTAAATTTCTATATATTGTTTCTATACGTAAAAAAGCTTTGTCTGTGAAATGTGTTCTGCCTTTTTCCTCCGCCGAGTTTGACAAATAACACAAAAATCTGGACACTTGTCTCCTGTGGATTTAAAAAGGATGGAGGGTCGAGCTGAGCAATACttaaagcttgaagggctcttggtacagaccggcttttgaccattgccatcaagtacggaggggccaGGGCTCTTGttagctttgtaggccagcattaGGGTCTTAAATCTGGTgggagcagctacaggaagccagtgaagagagcaCAGAAGAGGAGTCACATGGCTGAACTGAAACGTTTTCATGTTCTGAatcagttgcaggggtctgactGTACGcaaaggaagaccagccagaagggagttgcTGTAGTCAAGTATTGAAATGATGAgtgactgaacaagcacctgggtggcctttCTAGAGAGGACATTTATATTTGTATACTTTATATGAATGACAGTATTTACTTTAATTCAAATGTGGAAATCTGGAATCTAGTGCTGACCTTACAGTTTAGTGTAGACTACAGAGAGGAAGGAGGTATTTAAGATTCAGCCATGAACATGAATGTGAGCATTTTCATAAAGCTACACTGAAAACAGAGCTCTCCACCTTGGAAAGTAGTTTCGCCCTGTTTTCAATGACCAAAAGTGGCGTTCATGTCTGGACATTTAAATAAcctgatgtttttattttatgtttcattttcattttacttGATACTCCTTCCTCTAGctgaaatatttcattgttgTACCTGGGATGCATTTGCTCGGTGCTCTCTGCATGACTCCCCCAACCTCCATCCCAATCCCCTGCAGATACgcctgtttgtttgtcattCATTTCAACCTATTGCAGAGAAAGATAAGAACATGGAGAGTAGCTACCCGTTACTCCTGTACTGAGCTCCTGACAAAGTGTTTGTGACCGTGCCAGGCATGATCTCTGCTCCAAATGTCGGCAaatttgctctcaaaacagtcCTTAGTTGTTAAGGCAAGATTGGACAGTCTAATGTTAATGGCCTGTGATTATTTACTGGGCTATATGCATCTAACCAGAATGATGTGTGGAGCTGCAATTTCTAGCTCACAAGAGCAAAGCCAGAAATTCTTGTTccgttttactgtatttatgtttacctgcatctgttgtAGTGTGGTCTGGTGTTTGTATGAGCTGAAGATCTTATTGCAGagataaatgcttttaaataatgAGCTTACTACACCTTATCTGACTGTCAAGTTGAGTATGTCCTTTATTAAGTGCAAAATTTGTCGATTTGAGTACTCTTaaaagagatgggtcttcaaaCCCATCCGAAGACCCATCTCTTTTAAGAGTACTCAAATCGACACATTTTGCACTTAATAAAGGACATCTTCTGGCtgctctccctctgcgcaccatcaggcccctgcaactcatccagaatgcagcggcacgggtcgtcttcaacgttccaaaattcagccatgtcactccactgctgcgttctcttcactggcttcctgtagctgcccgcatcagattctaaaccctgactctggcctacaaagccaagaacggaccagcccctccatacttgatggcgatggtcaaaagccgatccacaccaagagcccttcaagcttcaagtacggctcgtctcgacccgccatccctcaaaatccgcagaagacaagtgtccaggcttttttctgtcctgcaccaaagtggtggaacgagcttcccctgggtgtccgaacgcccgagtcactcgctgtcttcaaacacggACACagctcttcagagagtactcggacgaatagtagagtactatggtcaccttattgtcttgtgtttagtaaagtCTAAAACTTAgaagtatctttgaattattagtctatttaaactagctgaggtttttcttgggtaaatagcaaagcacttttgtaagtcgctctggataagaacgtctgctaaatgccttaaatgtaaatgtaagaccgCAAGACACTCTGGCCTTCCAGGGGAAGTTAATTCCACCACTTTgctgccaggacagaaaaaagtctggatgcttttCTTCgctggatcttaaaggatggtgggtcaggccTGGCTgaacttgaagcttgaagggttCTTGGTACACATTGTCTTTTAACCATTGCCATCGGGTATAGagaggctggtccattcttggctgtGTAGGCCAGCGtgaggggtttgaatctgatgcgggcagcagctacaggaagccagtgaagagaacgcagcagtggagtgacatggttGAACTTGGCAACATTAAAGACAGCCTTGTAGTTTACTGTAGTTTTATGTTGTTCACTATATATAGAGTAAGGAGGAAACATGAACGTGTTGTGACGCTAGCATTTTTATAAAGCTCCGGTTTCCCTATCCACACTATCACCACCATCTTGAAGAGCGTTTACAAAGAACACTTTTTGGTGTTTTCGTTTGGACAGGAGGCCGAAATGCTGGATGAAATATTCATTTACGCGTGGACGGACACGCCGACTTCCTGACTGAACAAACCCACCATGCAACATGAATAAGGGCAAGCTCAGCAGACCAGGGGTTGTGAGTTTAAATCGGGAGCCATGCCgatctgccatcagcagcaagagtctgagaaagcacaattggccatgttcTCTCTGGGTGGTTAGATGACACCCTTTCTCCTCATCACTCCTAAATCGATGTTTGCCAGCATAGGCTGAGGATTGGTGCTTTCCTTCGAGCACGTCAACAGCCTGACAAAACCTCATCTgcgtttttgtttatttcttttatttatttcttttttttaaaggctgtGGCCAGTTTTATATGCACCGGCGGTAGACATGTTAAGAGACCttatcctcctagtgttgggagcgttgctagtgctagggaaaGTTACGAATGGGTGGGCTTCTGAAACTAGTTCATGTCACAAGTTAAAgtgtgtctttgtgtttgtttcaaTGTACTCCTCTACAAAACCTCATATGATGCAGAGGAACGTAACTCGACTAACGCTGAAAGCTCTTTAGCTCTTATTTAGATTAGAATGGTCTTCAGACCCAGATACCAGTGAGGGAACCGAGATGTGTACAGGGCCTCCTGCTTTGGACCAGAGTGGTGGGCCTACGGCAATACAAAGAGATCTTTGAGCTGACCAACACACTGACCAAGGTGCAAGATCACACAACAAACAGCAACAAGGCCGTAAAGCCCACAGTTATGGAGGTACGACATGTAGAGGGGTCATGTGAAAAGCACACAGCGCATTCCTGACCTTCGCCTGTTCTTCTTTAGGTTCTTGGGACACAAGCAGACGCAACAGGAGCAGGGCAGAGAGCTGCAGGTAATCTCAGCCATACAAACGGTTAGGATTGCTGTAATGCTCTTAATGTTCTTCTTAATTGTGAAATTCAGTTCTCTAGTTTGTAGTTAATCACTTATTGTTGTGCGTTGACTTCAACATGTCAATAGACGGAGATTTATATAAACATGGCTTACTGGGCTTACTTTCTATTTCCCCATCACCTTCAGACAGAGAGACCATGCCTCGGCTGTGTGTACCACTGATTCTCTGTGCACTTGTGCTTGGACTCTTCTGCCTCACAGGTAATAGACCTTCTATGTATGCTAATGTAACAAAATTTGAGCACTAATGTTGGTTCTTttgttatttaaataaaatatattaggTTTGCTGTATATTATacatggaaaaagaaaaaaaagggaaaatcttgtaactccaaaatggcaactttacaggagaaggaaaaacctgtcagtgtaaaaagattttattccatgtcattttggataatttctattggtctagaTGACAGACTATCTAAAGAATAACTGCCCAATTCAATTATGTCAAAGTGAATAACTGTGTGAATCTACATTATACAGTACTTATACAGTATTGAATTGAACAAATCTATGTGCTGGCTGGGGCATCCTGGAGAATTCTGGACCCAAACTTTGTTCTTTAACTAGTTTAATTAGAAATCAGAAATTCTTGttacttttactgtattttttagATGATCTGGTTTcacaagcaaaaaaacaaaaacactcttATTACGGGGATAAATAGATTAAATGGACTCTGTACTGaatatccaaaagtttgtagacacccgcTCACCTAACATCACCTGAATTTAAGGGTATGATGCTGCAGGTATCAGTCACCACGTTTtgtaaacattttaatgtaataactatgtagcttttagagccattaaactttacagctgtctGGTTCCtcaccaccaacaccactgtGAATAATTCTGACTGGAGACACTTTGACAGCTAGTCAAAATATCCAACATATATATCCAATATAAGCTGAATTACATTTTAAGCATTATTTCTTCTTCCCTTCtgggggaaaacaaacaaacaaacactcaaAGACCAACATGGATTTGAGGATTGTCTAAACTTGTTTCACTCGGGTTGATTAAgcttcaaaacacaacatatgcatccaaaacacaacatatgctggttttGCTGCTACTTTTGATAGTATCTCAGCTTCCACTGCTGGTAACCCCTGTTTAAAACCACCACACAAGCTGCTCTAACCTGTTTTCTAGGGATTTTTTACTAGATAAAGTGACTTCCAACAAGTGAAGATAAAATAATCTGTTAAACTATTCTTTCAGAATGAGAAATTTGGCAAGTGAAATCATGTTTTGTAGTGAATCAACTTTACTGTATAGATCCAGTTATCAGATTTTTGTCTGGGCCAGGAGTTTTACAAGATAAGCCCCATAACATTCCTGCTTTTTTTCCTGGGACACTAAGGGACAATTTtagctgcagacagacaggcctgaaactctgtgtctgtgtttggtACGCACCTCTGGCTTACCTCATGCATGCATGCTGCTTTTTAGAGCATGTAACCTGTCCTGATTTGACAAGGCATCAAAATTACTTTGGTTCACTTTCTCCTGTTGCATCAGTAGCATGTGGGAGACCATCCGCCAACAGAAACGTTCAAAAAAAGCCTTTCTGACTGAAGGATACAGTGTCCTAggtatttttattaaagcaaAAGTAAAAGACTATGACCATATCATCATGAAAGACTTTGGAAATGTCTTTGCAAATACCTTCATTCAACTATTGAAACTGTCTTTGAAAGCATTACATTTAGGCTTGCTGGGCTTTagagacaaacaaacacttaGAGACACTGATTAGATTAGAAGCATTATTGTAGTGGGAATACATTAAAAGCATCACTTTTAGCATATAACTAATATATTATgacattttcattattatttttttccctccatttCCTCCAGTGGTCTATGTATGGTTGCTTTGCAAAAGTAACACTTTAAATGAACTAAATTGTTTATCAGGATtctcatatatttattttatcttattgtAGGCTGTTGTAGTTTAAGTAACGCATAGCTTGTTCAGTCTATGGGCTAAGAACTATTGTCAGGTGTCACTGTTGTGTTCCTCTGTGTAAATACTGTGTTTGTGGAAATCATAGTGGTTCTTCGCCTACTCAACACAGGCCTCATTTTAAAAAGAACTAGTAGTGAATGACTAGTTACTTGGCTCCATCATAAACTCTCTTCCTTCTGGGCGCTTTCTCAACCAGGATCGTTTATCTTGTCTAAATGGGCTGAATTTTACTCTCTAACTTTCTTTTCAGGGGCTGAAGAAAACCAAGGTGAGCAGTAATTCTTaaccgtacacacacacacacacacacacacacacacactgcaaaatgCACCTGTGCACAGTAGAGTAGACTTATATTTTCTCTCAAATATAGAATTTTGAGTAATCCTATACATTTCCACTCAAATGATCAGACCTGCCTAAATGCATTAATAATCCTAAGACATTTTCACGCATAGGCTTGGGCTTATGTTCTTAATGTTTCTAAAGCCATTAGAAAAAAGCTAATATTCTTAATATTATTCTTACTATAATCttattatttacaataataactGATTAATGTTCAGTGTGAAAATGTGTATTAGGCCATATGTGTTTTAAtatgtgtaaataaaatattttctgaTAACTTGAAATACTTAATAGCTTAAAAATCCTAAAAGCCCTAAAAAAAGCTTCCTGGGGTGATATGCACGCCCCTGTTTTAGTTCAGATTTATTTGGTAGCAGTTTAAGACTatcattttctttaaaaagccCAGTagaaacaacacacacatagtcaACTGCTTACTGACAACTTTACTTCTGCATTGCTGTGGGGCTTGAAATGCTTAAACAATGTTTCTCAAATGATAAATTAGGAGTGTTAGGAGTATTAAGTTTTAAGTTGTTGATTAAAtgttgtacactgtacacacactacacacaagGAACAACTCAATGGGAACAACAGTAGTTTGCCTTgatttgcatgtagttaccgaTTAGTgatccttagggtgtaataaggCACAGAGCGTAATAGGTTAAACAGTCCCTGAGAAGTCTCTTAGAGATAAGATgatgtgtctaaacttttgattGTCTCTGTACCACTATACGTTTCTGTATGCCTCCTTCTAATTAACTTTCATTTACTGTTGTTCATTTTTGTCAGCGGAGTCCCGTGAGAAAAGGGGCGTGCCTAACTGGGCGATGACGTCATCAGACTTCTTCGGCTGGATTGAGGAGCTGCGCTCTCACGCTGGTTATGATAAGATCGAGGAGCTGGCCAAAACCTTCTGGGCCCACTTCCCCTCAGCCAGCCGCCTGGGCTACGACCCCCCTGCTCCTGAGGAGtgaagcctttttttttaatttttttaaaaataaatcctgcatgttgtgattgctgctgTCCCAACTGCTGTCACCTGTCAGAACGAGTCTTATCATGTGGCTAGATGTGTTCGGAAGCAAAATGTGAAACCAATAAGTGagcttcatatttttttttgtttgcccTCTCCCCTCTGTTTGACATATCTGCTGTCTTTTTTAATAACGGTAGTCATTAGGGTAGGATTATTGTCTTGCAGAATAAAAGGCCTTttaacatacattatatggccaaaagttttgggacatctgctcattcattgtttcttgcaAAATCGAGGGTATTTAAAACCGTGACATGAGCGTTTGTGATTGAGCACAGTCATCCCAGCTCAatgtggggggctttatatccctctagcccacacctggaattTGGGCATGGTGCTAGTATGGTCAAGGTTATGCTGTAGACTGGgacttctgccactgctggtagacctgtatgaccgtatgcttctatacacctgcaaatttagctacttccttcacattAAAGCCAATACACAATCATGAACATCTGCTTAGCGACCCATATCTCCACACATGGAACGGGTCATTTACTGCACTGTACAACCTCTTCTTAATCTATGAATCTTGTCACACACcttgcaggtatttatagccctgTAAGAGCCTGAAGTTtttaccaccttaaacacacatgGTGACTAATTCTTTTGTCCAGAGAGATTACATATGTCATATGGCATTCAGGAGAAAATGCATTAGGTCTGCAACGTTAATTTTCCCTTAGAGGAAAAACTGGAAAGAGTTCGCCTGGttaaaaatgcatttagcaTTGGTTCTGACTTCTGTAGATGGTAGAATGTATATGCGATACATTCTGTAGCTGCAGGTCCGGGCTACCTCAGTTTGCATCAGTAACTTTCTATATCCTCCACAGGTTTGTTGCAAGACGTCTGTGTTCATACTTCATGGTTTACTGTCACTTCAAAGCTGAGGCAGGAAATGCTAGTCAAACAGAGAAAATTAACATGCAGGAAAACATCTGCCTAACCTCTAGCTGTTTTTCCTATTCCTGCACAGAATTATGCCTCCTGAAATTAAGAGGTGTAAACCAGCTGCTAATTACTTTCTGCATTCATAACATAAATCGTCTTTACCTCATTAGTTGAAATGCcatttttatttgattgatCCCTTTTAGTGAACTTTTAATTGTGGGACTTGTATAGTAGATGTATGAGACGTCACATTGCGTGCCATAAATATTTCTAAACTGCTGGTATCTTTTATATTACGGGTGTTAAATTTCATGATCCTGTTGTTTCAGTTGgattcatttcatttcaataGTAGGGTaaccatattttaaaaaaaaaaaaaaaaaaaaaaaaaaaaggacactggGGGACACTATTCTGGGAGCTTCAAGTAAGCCTCTGTTGTACCaccatggcagtgtgtatgtgtgaggatgGGAGGGAGTTAAATACCTCTAGAACTATGCAAatgtgatcagatttgtatctggttgaAATGcttcttgggtgtgtttactgttgcatttttatgtggctcaGGATTACCTGGATCTAATTCTGATACTCAAGACTCATGACGTGACCAGGAACATTTACAGCTGGTCACAAGTATGGGACTGAACCAGGTTACAGAGTGATACGTGAAAATATGTTTCTCCGTAAAAAGAGCGTGCATGGTAGAGAACATGGTTCAATATTTTTGAGCAACTCCCCATTCCAACCTCtataagaaaacactgaacAAGACAACCTACATCTGCAAACAACCAGCCCTTACTGAAAATTCTGAAATACTTCATCTGGAAACTTGGTCAAGCAGAAATCCCACTCAGCAGAAATCTGTTGAAAGATGGCTTTGCATGATGTCTTAACAACACTGCTTCAAgtgatgcttcactgctgcaaGAGCAACTGTCAAAAGCGTGAATCTCTTTCTTTTCTAAGACCTCAACATATGTTTTTGAACAGCAGCAATTTTAATCAGATAGTCTAGTTTGGGTTCGTACATTGGCGTTCAAATTCATCAAATTATTTTCATGGCTATGTTAGGGCTACATGTGGTCCAGAAAAGATGACCATTTTAGGCTAAATTTGAACCAAATCAGACAGACTAAAAACAGCCCAATGTTCAACGTCTCTTTTTGGACTAAATAAAGTCCAATCAACCGGACGGGCCAACCAGATTTATCCCAGAAAACAACGTCCATATGACGTCTGGTGCTgatattttctgttttgttacttagTACAGGGAAACATACAGGGAACAAAATTATTGTTCTGTAGGAATCAACGGCATCCTGTAGATACAGCTGGAAGAGCTTAAGCTATAAAACCTGGGATTGCTCCTCTGCACATGGGTTGTAGGATTCTACAGAGCTTTCTAGTGGCTGGTTTGGCTTTCAGGCGCATTCCTCCACACGCACCAGCAAGTTCCCAGCAGGAATGTTAGCCTTCGTCCTGAGGGCTCCTAACCCCCTCTAGCAAGCAATGTGAATCTCGCCTCATtcagcatagtcagcatctAGCCTAACGGACCACAGCCATGGAGCTCCACAGCTTCTGTCTTAATGTTCTgcttttccttgtttttctgaACATCTACAGCCCCTCAGGTATGTCACTCTTTGGGTTTTGCTTCTTCTGTATATTTCTATGGGCAGGATCTCAAAGAGACTGGGAAAGCTGCATTGTTCTTAAACACTTTTGTTCATGTGTAAAAGGTCAGCTCACTTAAGCAGGGCTAATCAAGGTTAATGCAGAGAGAAAAATGTAGGGCTCAAAAGGTATTTCTGCATGAATCAGCCTTGGAAAAAATAGGCTATTTTGTGAAAACTGTATATTAGGTGAAGGCAATACTTCACAACAAGGCTGATAATGAATAAGAGATGCTGTTTACTTCAGTGCGACCTACCTCGTTTTGTAATTTTGGCTTGTTTTTCATTTCACCCCATTCTTAACCCTTTTTCAGCTGCATGCTTTATCTGGTTATGGGTCATGACTTAAGCTTATCTACCACATAGTAC from Salminus brasiliensis chromosome 7, fSalBra1.hap2, whole genome shotgun sequence encodes:
- the otos2 gene encoding otospiralin-like, encoding MPRLCVPLILCALVLGLFCLTGAEENQAESREKRGVPNWAMTSSDFFGWIEELRSHAGYDKIEELAKTFWAHFPSASRLGYDPPAPEE